From Pedobacter aquae:
TACAGGAGCCTATACTAACTTAAAAGATGCCGGAACTTATATTTGCAAAAGATGTAACGCATCTTTATATAAATCTGAGGATAAATTTGAATCTCATTGCGGTTGGCCAAGCTTTGACGATGAAATACCCGGAGCAGTTAAAAGAGTAATAGATAGAGATGGTAGAAGGGTAGAAATTGTTTGTGCAAATTGCGATGGACATTTGGGTCACGTTTTTGAAGGAGAGCGTTTTACAGCAAAAAATACACGCCATTGTGTAAATTCCCTAAGTATGATTTTTGTACCTAAAGAGGGTTAGATTTTTATTTTAGCACTAATTCTTTTATCTTCGGATAATTTCTAATTATCTGTTAATCAATAAGTATGAAAGTTTTACTCCTTTTAAGTGCGTTTTTACTGATAAATTTCAGCAATTCTTTTAGTAATGATAAAGAGAAAAATCTCATACAAAAGCAGGTAAGAGCTACCTATTATGCTAGTAAATTTGTTGGTAGAAAAACCAGTAGCGGGCAAGTTTACACTCATGATAAATTTACTGCGGCACACAAAACCCTACCTTTTGGTACCGAGGTTACAGTTGTAAATCCCAGAAATGGAAAATCTGTTGTAGTTGTTGTAAATGATAGAGGACCTTTTGGTAAAGGCTTAGCTATTGATTTATCACAATCTGCCGCAAGAGAGATTGGAATTATAGGGCAGGGAATAGCTACTGTTGAAATTTCATACTCCTT
This genomic window contains:
- a CDS encoding methionine-R-sulfoxide reductase, which produces MSYNKLTPEEEYIILHKGTEMPFTGAYTNLKDAGTYICKRCNASLYKSEDKFESHCGWPSFDDEIPGAVKRVIDRDGRRVEIVCANCDGHLGHVFEGERFTAKNTRHCVNSLSMIFVPKEG
- a CDS encoding septal ring lytic transglycosylase RlpA family protein — protein: MKVLLLLSAFLLINFSNSFSNDKEKNLIQKQVRATYYASKFVGRKTSSGQVYTHDKFTAAHKTLPFGTEVTVVNPRNGKSVVVVVNDRGPFGKGLAIDLSQSAAREIGIIGQGIATVEISYSLPEAE